A window of Pyxidicoccus xibeiensis genomic DNA:
TACACCCCAGGGACTTGTGCGCGGCCAGGCTCACCTCGTTCACCCGGGCATACTGCTCAGGAGGCAGGGGCGCGGGGAAGAGGTACTGCGTCCCGGAGCCCGCCTTGTACTTGGCGTCGTAGTCGTAGAACTCGCGCGCGGCGCGAACCTCGATGACGCCGAGGGCCTCATCGTCCAGGACTCCCCCCTGCACTTCGCGGCCCTTGATGAACTGCTCCACCATGAGGGTGCCGGCGTACTTCGCGGCGTCCGTCACCGCGGCGTCGTAGTCCGCGCGCGTCTTGACGATGTGCACGCCCACGCTGCTGCCCTCGCGGCTGGGCTTCACCACCACGGGGAACGGGAAGGGCAGCGAGTCCGCCGCCGCCAGCGCGGACTGCGCATCCGTGAAGGCCCGGTACGGCGGCGTGGGGATGCCGTGCGCGAGGAAGATCTGCTTGGCGTACACCTTGTCCATGCCCACGGCGGAGGCCATCACCCCGCTGCCGGTGTAGGGGATGAACATGGACTCCAGCAGGCCCTGGAGGCACCCGTCCTCGCCGTAGCGGCCGTGTACCGCGAGCCACGCCACGTCCACCTTCTCCGCCAGCAGGCGCGCGGGCAGGTCCTTGCCCACGTCGATGTCCACCACGTCGTAGCCCAGCGAGCGCAGCGCCCCGGCCACCGCCGCGCCGGTGCGCAGGGACACCTCGCGCTCCGCGGACAGGCCGCCAAACAGCACGCCCACGCGCTTCGTCTTGAGCTCGTCCTTCGTGAAGGCACCGCGATTCGGGGTCATGGCAGGAACGCTCCCACGCGCTTGACTTCGGGTTTCATGTCGACGCCGGTCTCCTCGCGCACCCGCTGCTGCATGAGGGTGACGAGGCCCAGCACGTCGCGGGCGGACGCTCCGCCCAGGTTGACGATCCAGTTGGCGTGCAGGGTGGACACCTGCGCGCGGCCCAACGTATGGCCCTTGAGGCCCACGAGCTCAATCAGCCGCCCGGCATGGTCGCCCGGCGGGTTGGTGAAGACGCTGCCGAAGTTGGGCTGGCTCAAGGGCTGCGTGCGCTTGCGGTAGCCCAGGTCCGCGTCCATGGCCGCCTTGGACGCCGCCACGTCCCCCTTGCGCAAGAGGAAGCGCACCCGCGTGACGACGCCGCCCGCCGGCAGCTCCGAGTGGCGGTAGGCATGCGGCACCTGCGCCTTCGTCAGCCACCCCACCCCATCGGCCGTGGCCACCTCCACCGCCTCAATCGCGCGGAAGGCCTCCCCGTTCTTCGTGCCGGCGTTCATCGCCACCGCGCCGCCCAGCGTGCCGGGGATGCCGGCGAGGAACTCGGCGCCCACCAGCGCCTGCGCGCGCATGAGGTTGATGAGGCGGACGATGGCCGCGCCCGCGCCCAGCGTGAGGCGGCCCTCCTCGGGGCCCACGTCGGCGACCTCGGGGAAGAGGTCCCCGGGCAGCTTCACGGTGAAGCCCGCCACGCCGCCGTCGCCCACCAGGGTGTTGGCACCACCGCCGAGGATGCAGACGGGCACGCCCTCGTCCCGCGCCAGCTTCAGCAGGGCCACCAGCGCGTCCGGCGTGCGCGGGCGCACCAGGGCCTCGGCGGCGCCGCCCACCCGGACGCTGGTGAGCGGGGCCAGGGGCTCGCCCGCCTTCACCTCGCAGCCGGGCAGCCGCTCCACGCGGGCCGCCAGCGCCGTCTTCACGCCCGCTTCCACCATGGCGCCCTAGCCCTTCGACAGGCCGGAGGTGCCCAGCAGGCCGAGCAGGTCCGGCCCCACCTGGGTGATGTCGCCCGCGCCCAGCGTCAGCACCAGGTCGCCCTCGCGCAGCCGGGGCAGCAGCGCCGCCGGCAGGTCCGTGCGCTTCTCCACGAAGGTGACGTCGCGGTGGCCGTGCGCGCGGATGGCGTCCGCCAGCGCGTCGCCGGTGGCGCCCGGAATCTTCTCCTCGCCCGCCGCGTAGACGCTGGTGACGAAGAGGACGTCCGAGTCGTTGAACGCGGTGGTGAACTCCTTCATCAGGTCGTGCGTGCGCGTGTAGCGGTGCGGCTGGAAGGCCACCACCAGGCGCCGGCCGAAGGCGCGCCGCGCGCCCGCCAGCGTCGCGACGACTTCCGTGGGGTGGTGCCCGTAGTCGTCCACCACGGTGACGCCCTGCGACTCGCCCCGCACGGTGAAGCGCCGCTGCACGCCGCCGAACTCGGCCAGCGCGCCGCGCACCGTCTCCAGGGGGATGTCCATCTCCTCGGCCACGGCGATGACGGCCAGCGCGTTGAAGGCGTTGTGCGCGCCCACCATGCGCACGCGGAACTCGCCCAGCGGCTCGTCCCGGCGGAAGGCCTGGAACGTCGTGGTGAAGCCGTCCAGCTGGATGTTCTCCAGCCGGTAGTCCGCCATGTGCGAGCTGCCGTAGGTGACGAAGCGCTTTTCAATCCGCGGCAGGAGCGCCTGGACGTTGGGGTTGTCCAGGCAGAGGACGTTGAGGCCGTAGAAGGGCACCCGGTTGCAGAACTCCACGAAGGCCGTCTGGAGGTTGTCCAGCGTGCCGTAGTGGTCCATGTGCTCCGGGTCGATGTTGGTGACGATGGAGATGGACGGGTGCAGCTTGAGGAAGCTGCCGTCGCTCTCGTCCGCCTCCACCACCATCAGCTCGCTCTTGCCCAGCTTGGCGTTGGAGTCGAGCACGTTCACCTTGCCGCCCACCACCGCCGTGGGGTCCAGCCCCGCGGCGCTCAGCACGGTGGCCACCATGGACGTCGTCGTCGTCTTGCCGTGGCTGCCCGCCACCGCGACGGCGTACTTCAGGCGCATCAGCTCCGCGAGCATCTCCGCGCGGGGGATGACGGGAATCTTCCGCTGGCGCGCGGTGACGACCTCCGGGTTGTCCTTGCGCACCGCGGAGGAGATGACCACCACGTCCGCCTGCACCAGGTTCTGCGCGCGGT
This region includes:
- a CDS encoding D-alanine--D-alanine ligase, which codes for MTPNRGAFTKDELKTKRVGVLFGGLSAEREVSLRTGAAVAGALRSLGYDVVDIDVGKDLPARLLAEKVDVAWLAVHGRYGEDGCLQGLLESMFIPYTGSGVMASAVGMDKVYAKQIFLAHGIPTPPYRAFTDAQSALAAADSLPFPFPVVVKPSREGSSVGVHIVKTRADYDAAVTDAAKYAGTLMVEQFIKGREVQGGVLDDEALGVIEVRAAREFYDYDAKYKAGSGTQYLFPAPLPPEQYARVNEVSLAAHKSLGCSGGSRSDVIVTDGGEVFLLEINTLPGMTATSLLPKIAAGRGIDFPVLCERLLLGASLKA
- the murB gene encoding UDP-N-acetylmuramate dehydrogenase, which translates into the protein MVEAGVKTALAARVERLPGCEVKAGEPLAPLTSVRVGGAAEALVRPRTPDALVALLKLARDEGVPVCILGGGANTLVGDGGVAGFTVKLPGDLFPEVADVGPEEGRLTLGAGAAIVRLINLMRAQALVGAEFLAGIPGTLGGAVAMNAGTKNGEAFRAIEAVEVATADGVGWLTKAQVPHAYRHSELPAGGVVTRVRFLLRKGDVAASKAAMDADLGYRKRTQPLSQPNFGSVFTNPPGDHAGRLIELVGLKGHTLGRAQVSTLHANWIVNLGGASARDVLGLVTLMQQRVREETGVDMKPEVKRVGAFLP
- the murC gene encoding UDP-N-acetylmuramate--L-alanine ligase, which produces MTKNKPASLFKTRHAAQVHFVGIGGIGMSGIAEVLLNLGYRVSGSDLKESDITRRLTRMGATFFEGHRAQNLVQADVVVISSAVRKDNPEVVTARQRKIPVIPRAEMLAELMRLKYAVAVAGSHGKTTTTSMVATVLSAAGLDPTAVVGGKVNVLDSNAKLGKSELMVVEADESDGSFLKLHPSISIVTNIDPEHMDHYGTLDNLQTAFVEFCNRVPFYGLNVLCLDNPNVQALLPRIEKRFVTYGSSHMADYRLENIQLDGFTTTFQAFRRDEPLGEFRVRMVGAHNAFNALAVIAVAEEMDIPLETVRGALAEFGGVQRRFTVRGESQGVTVVDDYGHHPTEVVATLAGARRAFGRRLVVAFQPHRYTRTHDLMKEFTTAFNDSDVLFVTSVYAAGEEKIPGATGDALADAIRAHGHRDVTFVEKRTDLPAALLPRLREGDLVLTLGAGDITQVGPDLLGLLGTSGLSKG